From a single Calothrix sp. NIES-2098 genomic region:
- a CDS encoding cytochrome c oxidase subunit I, with the protein MSLVRSSLVGFANYLVPLMIGARDMAFPRLNAVAFWMVPVVGILLMGSFLVPGGPAQAGWWAYPPVSLQNPTGHLINGQVIWLLAVAVSGVSSIMGAVNFVTTIVKMRAPGMTFFRMPLFVWAVFSAQIIQLFGLPALTAGAVMLLLDLTAGTAFFDPSKGGNPVMFQHYFWFYSHPAVYVIILPIFGIFSEIFPVYSRKPLFGYKVVAISSILIAAVSAIVWVHHLYVSGTPAWMRMLFMLTTMLVSVPTGIKVFAWVATIWGGKLRLTTPMLFSLGALILFVFAGIVGIMLSSVPVDVHVNNTYFVVGHFHYVLFGTVTMGLYAAFYHWFPKMTGRMYYEGWGKLHFWLTFIGINLNFLPMHPLGLQGMLRRVSSYAPEYEFWNIIASLGSFLLGMSTLPFIFNMVVSWMHGEKAPDNPWRAIGLEWLVSSPPPVENFEEIPTVISEPYGYGKSEPLIAQRK; encoded by the coding sequence ATGTCCCTTGTACGCTCATCACTTGTTGGTTTTGCTAACTATTTAGTGCCCTTGATGATTGGGGCGCGAGACATGGCCTTTCCCCGCCTCAACGCCGTTGCTTTTTGGATGGTGCCAGTAGTCGGGATTTTATTGATGGGTAGTTTTTTAGTTCCTGGCGGCCCAGCCCAAGCAGGTTGGTGGGCTTATCCACCAGTCAGTCTGCAAAACCCCACAGGTCATTTGATTAACGGTCAAGTCATCTGGTTATTGGCAGTGGCAGTATCTGGTGTCTCCTCAATTATGGGGGCAGTTAACTTTGTCACCACCATCGTTAAGATGCGGGCACCAGGTATGACCTTCTTCCGGATGCCTCTGTTCGTTTGGGCTGTATTTAGCGCTCAGATTATCCAACTATTCGGTCTACCTGCCTTAACTGCTGGTGCAGTCATGCTGCTACTAGACTTGACTGCTGGTACTGCCTTTTTTGATCCCAGTAAAGGCGGGAATCCAGTTATGTTCCAACACTATTTCTGGTTCTATTCCCACCCTGCTGTTTATGTGATTATTCTGCCTATCTTTGGCATATTCTCAGAAATCTTCCCTGTTTATAGCCGTAAACCTCTATTTGGTTACAAAGTAGTTGCTATTTCATCGATCTTGATTGCAGCAGTTAGCGCCATTGTGTGGGTACACCATTTGTACGTTAGCGGTACACCTGCTTGGATGCGGATGCTATTTATGCTGACAACGATGTTGGTATCTGTACCCACTGGTATTAAGGTGTTTGCTTGGGTTGCAACTATCTGGGGTGGTAAGCTGCGACTAACTACACCCATGCTTTTCTCCCTCGGTGCATTGATTTTGTTCGTCTTTGCAGGCATCGTTGGGATCATGCTTTCCTCCGTACCTGTTGATGTTCACGTCAACAACACCTATTTTGTGGTGGGACACTTCCACTATGTACTCTTCGGTACGGTGACAATGGGCTTGTATGCAGCCTTTTACCACTGGTTCCCGAAAATGACCGGTCGGATGTACTACGAAGGTTGGGGCAAATTGCACTTCTGGTTGACATTCATTGGTATTAACCTCAACTTTTTGCCCATGCACCCCTTAGGTTTGCAAGGGATGCTACGTCGCGTCTCTTCCTACGCCCCAGAGTATGAATTCTGGAATATCATCGCTAGCCTTGGTTCTTTCCTGTTAGGAATGTCTACCTTGCCCTTCATCTTCAATATGGTAGTTTCCTGGATGCATGGTGAGAAAGCACCTGATAATCCTTGGCGGGCAATTGGGTTGGAATGGTTAGTTT